Proteins found in one Larimichthys crocea isolate SSNF chromosome I, L_crocea_2.0, whole genome shotgun sequence genomic segment:
- the LOC104921682 gene encoding insulin-like growth factor-binding protein 2-B, translating into MVIYFTYRLLFAYIALPGMLLGDLAFRCPSCTSERLAACPTAVCPEIVREPGCGCCPVCARQEGELCGVYTPRCSRGLRCYPSTEAELPLQQLIQGLGRCGQKVDLDVTTSLDHQATNEVHGTESPQTTRVQKRPPSDALFWQLETARQQYQIGVKSRMKQNQLEEPQIPKDPQSACEQELDKVLEEISKMTSDDNRGPLENLYELKFPNCDKHGLYNLKQCNMSTHGQRGECWCVNPVTGVQIPATPKVRGDPNCNQFQEELRTMPTATASY; encoded by the exons ATGGTTATATATTTTACTTACAGGCTGCTGTTTGCATACATTGCTTTGCCTGGAATGTTACTTGGGGATTTGGCTTTCCGATGTCCAAGTTGTACCTCTGAGCGTCTGGCTGCGTGTCCTACAGCAGTATGTCCAGAAATAGTGAGGGAACCAGGCTGTGGTTGTTGTCCAGTGTGTGCCAGGCAGGAGGGGGAGCTTTGCGGGGTCTACACACCAAGGTGCTCCAGAGGCCTGAGGTGCTACCCAAGCACAGAGGCTGAATTACCTTTGCAACAGCTCATCCAGGGTTTGGGACGATGTGGACAAAAAGTGGATTTAGATGTCACAACAAGTCTGGACCACCAGGCTACAAATG AGGTGCATGGGACTGAGAGTCCGCAAACCACAAGAGTCCAGAAAAGACCTCCCAGTGACGCTCTGTTTTGGCAGTTGGAGACCGCCAGGCAACAATACCAGATCGGGGTCAAAAGCAGGATGAAGCAGAATCAACTAGAGGAGCCTCAAATCCCGAAAGACCCTCAG AGTGCCTGTGAGCAGGAGCTGGATAAGGTCTTAGAAGAGATCTCCAAAATGACCTCTGATGATAACAGAGGCCCACTGGAGAACCTGTACGAGCTCAAATTTCCAAACTGTGACAAACATGGACTGTACAACCTGAAACAG TGCAACATGTCCACCCATGGCCAGCGGGGTGAGTGTTGGTGCGTTAACCCCGTAACTGGGGTCCAGATTCCAGCAACACCTAAAGTGAGGGGGGATCCCAACTGTAACCAGTTCCAGGAGGAGCTCAGAACGATGCCTACTGCAACAGCATCTTACTAG